One genomic segment of Rubripirellula amarantea includes these proteins:
- a CDS encoding GntR family transcriptional regulator yields the protein MFFSIDPSDEVPIYEQLVRQVKLAVADGTLVGGQMVPSVRQLAADLAINPNTIARAYTQLQADLVLEPLRGRGLTVRRDAVSRCTKARNTIVGDALCRVLDDAIAGGMSADDIREQFESELAKRVSNNGASS from the coding sequence ATGTTTTTTTCAATCGACCCGTCTGACGAAGTCCCGATTTACGAACAGCTTGTCCGCCAAGTTAAGTTGGCGGTCGCCGACGGAACGCTAGTCGGTGGCCAAATGGTTCCAAGCGTCCGGCAATTGGCGGCGGATTTAGCGATCAACCCCAACACGATTGCTCGGGCTTACACTCAGTTGCAGGCGGATCTTGTGCTGGAGCCATTGCGGGGACGCGGGCTGACGGTTCGCCGTGATGCGGTCTCTCGTTGCACCAAAGCCCGTAACACGATTGTCGGTGATGCCCTGTGCAGGGTGCTCGATGACGCGATCGCAGGTGGAATGTCAGCCGATGACATTCGCGAACAGTTTGAATCGGAATTGGCCAAACGAGTTTCCAACAATGGAGCGAGTTCATGA
- a CDS encoding ABC transporter ATP-binding protein, translating to MNADTSMTVIKLDQISKRYGSKEALSHATLEVPAGTVFAVLGENGAGKTTMIRILTGYLKPDSGTATVLGMNCEQQSLEIRRRIGYVSDSPALYEWMKPEEIGWFTSAFYGPGFPEAYLSLLAEFDVPTGIKIKSLSKGQRAKVALALATAHDPELLILDEPTSGLDPMVRRHFLESMVKRAASGRTVLLSSHQISEVERVADWVAIVHAGKVKIVQRLEDLKSSTCIVTATLDHSDAAYPLPPGNVLTEASNARQIRWVVMNLDDQAMDGFRNQPCFAHVVVTSPTLEDIFVAVCDHRATRPRSYHDESRTQEVAS from the coding sequence ATGAATGCTGACACCTCAATGACCGTCATCAAGCTCGATCAGATCTCGAAGCGTTATGGTTCCAAGGAAGCCCTGAGTCACGCGACGTTGGAGGTGCCCGCCGGGACTGTGTTCGCTGTGCTTGGCGAGAACGGAGCGGGTAAGACGACGATGATACGCATCTTGACGGGATATCTTAAACCCGATTCCGGGACGGCAACGGTTCTGGGGATGAACTGCGAGCAACAATCTCTAGAGATTCGTCGCAGAATCGGATACGTCTCGGACTCGCCGGCGTTGTACGAATGGATGAAACCAGAAGAGATTGGATGGTTTACGTCCGCATTCTATGGACCCGGATTTCCCGAAGCGTATTTGTCTCTGCTGGCCGAGTTTGATGTTCCCACAGGAATCAAAATCAAATCACTCAGCAAAGGGCAGCGAGCGAAGGTGGCACTTGCGCTAGCCACGGCTCACGATCCCGAACTATTGATCCTGGATGAACCCACCAGTGGGCTCGATCCGATGGTGCGCCGACATTTTTTAGAGTCGATGGTGAAGCGGGCTGCCTCAGGACGGACTGTTTTGTTGTCGAGCCACCAAATCAGCGAAGTGGAGCGGGTTGCGGATTGGGTCGCCATCGTTCACGCCGGCAAAGTAAAAATCGTTCAACGTTTAGAAGACTTGAAATCGTCAACTTGCATCGTCACCGCGACGCTTGACCATTCGGATGCGGCGTATCCCTTGCCACCGGGCAATGTGCTGACCGAGGCTTCCAACGCGAGGCAGATTCGATGGGTGGTCATGAACCTCGATGACCAGGCAATGGACGGATTCCGAAACCAGCCCTGTTTTGCTCATGTGGTGGTCACTTCACCGACACTCGAAGATATCTTTGTCGCAGTTTGTGATCATCGCGCCACGCGGCCTCGTTCCTATCACGATGAATCTCGTACTCAGGAGGTTGCATCATGA
- a CDS encoding ABC transporter permease, with amino-acid sequence MSSQSFDSRRAQYMSLAWKDERLIRSLGIAILAGVFLFNLIAYPLSIATSEAPAANLFASFAIWFMLPFVFAIGAAAMLVGTEEENGTLAWMRGLPVKWHYVITSKLVVSAVWLLITWIAATLMLGLQYVLADRIPQQVELDSSFGLLLKVGVAYTYVSFVVLMLGFITSFLFRSPISGIVALFATFPFAIWFLAVVSNMTMNQGVGSTLLLVVSNVMISVALLALIFWLGRRRLCVAESRSRVVDAFASPENAYRPPSQALLSRPSVNAALLWQQIRQTFPIGITSVIVIWIAALAVMVFEIDDWSHRSAAATPFAVIAMALSYTSLGAMTFYGDSVKRQCAFFADRGISPTKVWWTRVVVSAGFLFAAVIPTWACVHVTQRPGIQAYDQAMAVVCLVAGWSIAVFISMLMKRPVLSFFASLVVLSILPGIVAWFFEIYPDYIVTVGAIVPVMMFASWRLCRRWLDGTMDQGFYGRSLGYLAIAIGLPFLFTFSHRYLTLPAMDIQWRESMFAKVPPNVDQVTSLRLDRSWSSELSPMALLTSRDTTYSLATGFSSRDWVKFSANLKRELSGYDPMGTYVSLSEVLEYLNSTSRLNKRDANGTLELDKLSGVEETTNVAVEVLLDWSKRSRQLIVEGREGIATLLRFSEPAEHAALEQLVRMRRKTMTSQNSDTFERLVRLIPSEELRQNSRRTAIIREWALFQKRPWSERFNHGKTFAGTEMLNHRTAWLSVEQSRSERLVDKFTKSALSEIASDQFSKFDVDRASMLNTWLEAQFGPEFRSERGRPASARPVKLLPYSLPEWLDGLDEHQELLDELKAEV; translated from the coding sequence ATGAGTAGCCAGAGTTTCGATTCGCGACGCGCTCAATACATGTCGCTGGCATGGAAGGACGAGCGGCTAATTCGATCATTAGGAATCGCGATACTTGCAGGCGTGTTTCTGTTCAACTTGATCGCCTATCCCCTTTCAATCGCGACCAGCGAAGCACCGGCGGCGAACTTGTTTGCCAGTTTTGCGATCTGGTTCATGTTGCCATTCGTCTTCGCGATCGGAGCGGCGGCGATGTTGGTGGGAACGGAAGAGGAAAACGGAACGCTGGCGTGGATGCGAGGTTTGCCGGTCAAGTGGCACTACGTTATCACGAGCAAGCTCGTTGTGTCGGCGGTTTGGTTGTTGATCACGTGGATCGCTGCAACGTTGATGCTGGGGCTGCAATACGTCTTGGCGGATCGGATACCACAACAGGTCGAATTGGATAGTTCGTTCGGTCTGCTGCTAAAGGTTGGTGTCGCCTACACGTATGTCAGCTTCGTTGTGCTGATGCTGGGATTTATCACTTCGTTTCTATTTCGTTCGCCAATTTCAGGCATCGTGGCACTTTTTGCCACGTTCCCGTTTGCGATTTGGTTCTTAGCTGTGGTTAGCAACATGACCATGAACCAAGGCGTTGGATCGACGCTATTGCTAGTCGTCAGTAACGTCATGATCTCGGTAGCACTTTTGGCACTGATTTTTTGGCTTGGACGTCGACGTCTTTGCGTTGCCGAATCTAGATCGCGAGTCGTCGACGCATTCGCATCGCCCGAGAATGCATATCGACCTCCGTCGCAGGCTTTGCTGAGCAGACCATCGGTAAATGCTGCTTTGCTGTGGCAACAAATACGACAGACGTTTCCGATTGGGATCACCAGTGTCATTGTCATCTGGATTGCCGCTCTTGCCGTCATGGTTTTTGAGATTGACGATTGGAGCCATCGAAGTGCGGCGGCCACACCTTTTGCAGTAATCGCGATGGCGTTGTCGTACACGTCCCTTGGTGCGATGACGTTCTACGGCGATTCAGTCAAACGGCAATGTGCGTTTTTCGCTGACCGAGGGATCTCACCGACAAAGGTGTGGTGGACACGGGTGGTGGTATCCGCGGGGTTTCTGTTCGCGGCAGTGATTCCCACATGGGCGTGTGTTCACGTCACGCAAAGGCCCGGCATTCAGGCTTACGATCAAGCGATGGCTGTCGTTTGCTTGGTCGCGGGATGGTCGATCGCGGTTTTTATTTCGATGTTGATGAAGAGACCGGTGCTTAGCTTCTTTGCTTCATTGGTTGTCCTGTCGATCTTGCCCGGTATCGTGGCTTGGTTCTTTGAGATCTATCCCGACTACATTGTGACCGTGGGTGCCATCGTGCCCGTGATGATGTTTGCGTCTTGGCGACTATGTCGACGCTGGCTGGACGGAACGATGGACCAAGGATTCTATGGTCGCAGCCTCGGCTACCTTGCGATTGCCATTGGGTTGCCGTTTCTGTTTACCTTTTCGCATCGCTATCTAACCCTGCCAGCGATGGACATCCAGTGGCGCGAATCCATGTTTGCAAAGGTTCCCCCGAATGTCGACCAGGTAACGAGTCTTCGACTTGATAGAAGTTGGTCGAGCGAACTTTCCCCGATGGCGTTGCTGACCAGTCGCGACACGACGTATTCACTAGCGACAGGGTTTTCGTCTCGCGATTGGGTCAAGTTTTCGGCAAACCTAAAAAGAGAGTTGTCTGGTTACGATCCGATGGGAACATACGTTTCGCTTTCTGAAGTGCTTGAGTATCTCAACTCGACTTCTCGTTTGAACAAGAGGGACGCTAATGGCACTCTTGAATTGGATAAACTCAGCGGCGTTGAGGAAACGACCAACGTGGCTGTTGAGGTGCTGTTGGATTGGTCCAAGCGTTCAAGGCAGCTTATCGTTGAAGGCCGTGAAGGCATCGCGACCCTGTTGCGATTTTCTGAACCGGCTGAACATGCTGCCCTAGAACAGCTAGTCCGGATGCGACGCAAGACGATGACTTCGCAAAACAGCGATACGTTCGAGCGGCTCGTCAGGCTGATTCCGTCGGAAGAGCTGCGTCAAAATTCGCGTCGCACCGCGATCATCCGCGAGTGGGCATTGTTCCAGAAGCGGCCGTGGTCCGAGCGGTTCAATCACGGTAAGACATTCGCCGGAACAGAGATGTTGAATCATCGAACGGCGTGGCTTTCAGTCGAGCAATCGCGTAGTGAACGACTAGTGGATAAGTTCACGAAGTCCGCTCTGTCGGAAATTGCCAGCGATCAGTTCTCAAAATTCGACGTTGACCGTGCCAGTATGTTGAACACTTGGCTGGAAGCTCAATTCGGACCGGAATTCAGATCCGAGCGTGGACGACCCGCAAGTGCGCGACCCGTCAAATTGTTGCCCTACTCGTTACCGGAATGGTTAGATGGGCTCGATGAACATCAAGAGTTGCTGGATGAGTTGAAAGCCGAAGTGTGA
- a CDS encoding DUF4159 domain-containing protein: MNRRKLISWLVVTLGVVFATAAMAQRRWYRNDDISVDRRGVPTWEVDPRFKHDLFTFARVRYDSYGGRGRGGGGWRTDYPDSDLNFSLRLHQLTSLKVNPNPIILDLTDEKLFDYPFLYMIEPGALYFSEPEVEALRQYCLRGGFLMVDDFWGDAQYENLAEQLKRVFPDREPFEVPLEHEIFHCVYDMKEKPQVPAINSAFRTADGQVGTWENAWDGSDTRTPHYRAITDDEDRIMVFICHNTDLGDGWEREGEQKWYFDEFSVKRAYPMGINIVTYAMTH, translated from the coding sequence ATGAATCGCCGCAAACTGATCTCATGGTTGGTCGTCACGTTGGGAGTCGTGTTTGCTACCGCAGCGATGGCCCAACGTCGCTGGTACCGAAACGACGACATCAGCGTTGATCGCCGGGGTGTACCAACGTGGGAAGTGGATCCGAGGTTCAAACACGACCTATTTACATTCGCTCGGGTTCGATACGACTCTTATGGTGGTCGAGGGCGCGGCGGCGGTGGTTGGCGGACCGACTACCCTGACTCGGATCTCAACTTTTCTCTTCGGCTGCATCAGTTAACGTCCCTGAAGGTAAATCCGAACCCGATCATTCTTGATTTGACGGACGAAAAATTATTCGACTATCCATTTCTCTACATGATTGAACCGGGAGCGTTGTATTTCAGCGAACCTGAAGTTGAAGCACTTCGGCAGTATTGCTTGCGTGGCGGCTTCTTGATGGTGGATGATTTTTGGGGTGATGCCCAGTACGAAAACTTGGCCGAGCAACTCAAACGAGTCTTTCCTGATCGCGAACCTTTTGAAGTCCCGCTCGAGCACGAGATTTTTCACTGCGTCTACGACATGAAAGAAAAACCGCAAGTACCCGCGATCAATTCAGCGTTTCGCACTGCCGATGGTCAAGTCGGTACTTGGGAAAATGCATGGGACGGCAGCGACACGCGGACGCCGCACTACCGCGCGATCACTGACGACGAAGACCGGATCATGGTTTTCATATGTCATAACACCGATCTCGGTGATGGCTGGGAACGCGAAGGTGAACAGAAATGGTACTTCGACGAATTTTCGGTCAAGCGTGCTTACCCAATGGGCATCAACATCGTCACCTACGCGATGACGCACTAG
- a CDS encoding outer membrane protein assembly factor BamB family protein, with product MKTARVSVSPLVRTICLVVIGMLFTKVKADDWPHWRGLFRNDVSAESSGWDGKSWIKGELWRATVGLGSSSPLVVGPHVYFVGWSDNQDSIYCFDVSTGEEIWRQSYPSPLYGRFAVGDQALYSGACSTPECDTASGLLFTLGVDGDVNAWDTNEDGKHVWALNLHDRYQVSQRPEVAKRKRTQRDYGYTSSPLVVGEQLIIEVGAKEGNLISLNKHDGTELWRSENRDEAGHTGGPVPITVEGESCAAVLTLRNLVVTEILGPNAGKTVATYPWTTDYGNNIATAAVAEQSVIVTSAYNHSAMCRIGISLDGASKMWETDGVASGVCSPLVHKGYVYWAWRGVHCVDLETGVEVWVGGKVGSQGSCIVTSDDRLIVYANNGDLTLVETAGRSPHQYTELASYTALSKTDAWPHVVLSDGRLLCRDRDGNVCCLAVKQ from the coding sequence ATGAAAACTGCACGTGTATCTGTGTCGCCGCTTGTTCGGACGATTTGCCTTGTCGTAATAGGAATGCTGTTTACGAAGGTGAAGGCTGACGATTGGCCGCATTGGCGAGGTCTTTTTCGTAATGATGTCTCCGCTGAATCGTCTGGTTGGGATGGCAAGAGCTGGATCAAAGGCGAACTGTGGCGAGCAACGGTTGGCTTAGGAAGTTCATCGCCGCTTGTCGTGGGGCCTCACGTGTACTTCGTAGGCTGGTCCGACAATCAAGATTCGATCTACTGTTTTGACGTCTCCACTGGTGAAGAGATCTGGCGGCAAAGTTATCCATCGCCACTCTATGGACGTTTCGCCGTTGGCGATCAGGCACTCTATTCGGGAGCGTGTTCGACACCCGAATGTGATACGGCGTCTGGCCTGCTCTTTACGCTTGGTGTGGATGGGGACGTCAATGCATGGGATACCAACGAGGATGGCAAGCATGTCTGGGCGCTAAATCTGCATGATCGCTATCAAGTATCGCAGCGGCCAGAGGTTGCAAAGCGAAAGCGAACGCAGCGTGACTATGGCTACACGAGCTCACCTTTGGTTGTGGGCGAGCAATTGATCATTGAAGTCGGGGCAAAGGAAGGCAACTTGATCTCGTTGAACAAGCATGATGGGACGGAATTGTGGCGAAGTGAGAATCGCGATGAGGCCGGACACACTGGTGGACCCGTGCCGATCACGGTCGAAGGTGAATCCTGTGCCGCTGTGCTCACGTTAAGGAACTTGGTGGTCACCGAGATCTTAGGACCCAACGCGGGGAAGACCGTGGCTACTTATCCATGGACAACTGATTACGGGAACAACATCGCAACCGCAGCAGTAGCCGAGCAATCCGTGATTGTGACTTCAGCTTACAATCACTCTGCGATGTGTCGGATCGGTATCTCGCTTGATGGTGCATCGAAGATGTGGGAGACCGACGGTGTCGCGTCGGGAGTCTGCAGCCCGCTCGTGCACAAAGGGTACGTTTACTGGGCTTGGCGAGGCGTGCATTGTGTTGACCTGGAAACTGGCGTTGAAGTCTGGGTTGGTGGCAAAGTCGGATCGCAGGGCTCCTGCATTGTGACAAGCGATGATCGGTTAATTGTTTACGCGAACAATGGAGACCTGACGCTTGTGGAGACTGCAGGCCGATCGCCTCATCAATACACCGAGTTGGCCTCATACACCGCCTTGTCAAAGACCGATGCATGGCCACATGTGGTGCTTTCAGACGGGCGTCTGCTGTGTCGAGACCGAGATGGAAACGTCTGCTGTCTCGCAGTGAAACAGTAA